The DNA window GATAACTTGCTCTCACATGCTACAGACTTGCTTTTACTCTGAAAAACAACAGCTTTCCTTTGGAACAGAGgcctcctttaaaaaaaaagaatatatatatatatatatatatatatatatatatatatatatacactctTAAATACAATATCATAACCTTAAATTCATACTATGTAAATAAATAGAATACAAATGTCACATTTCTCAGTCTGGAGAGGTTTCTTCAAAAGGGATAAATTCTGGCCCTGCTTTTTCACCCTGGGATGGTGAACTATCCATGCAGTCTGTCATATCTGGAGCTGCTTCTTTCTACAGCCTTCCCAGATGTACCTTGGTAATGGGATTGTACTCTACTGGAAattggcagctgctggctttttTTAGGGTACTCCAGCCCTTGTACCACACGCAGATTCAGAAGTTTCTTACAAACCAGGTTCAGTCAGCATCAGGTATTTCATCCACCTCCTGACCTACttctttttgctgctttggggaagcagagcagtggAGATGTCTGGGCAAACAGGGCTCTGCAGAACGTCTGCCTCATGGCATCAGCACCCTGAACTGTGAAACAACAGGCAGCAGTGCTAATGGTCTCAGTTAATGATGTCACGTCTCCAAACCCAGTTTTTATATGTTGCTCTGAAGCACTGTTTCAGCTGGACGGCCTCAGGCTCTCGGCAGTGGTTTTAGCACCCAAGCAGAGTCTCCTCGTACATGGGGAAAGCTCTGTTCTGGACTCAAGAAGATCACAGACTTCATCCATTGCCCTGGTGCAGGTCTCAAGGTTGTCAGCCAGCTTCTGGATTTTGGccttcagcacagcctggcttaCTTTAGTGACCTCCTTTGTGTATTCCGGCACGAGGAAGCTGTGGGAGCCGCAGAAGACCATGAAGCAGACGGAGTTGTAGAGCGAGATGGACGCCCTCTTCTCCGACTGGAGCAGCGCAGGGTCCCCCGGGCCCTGGCCCCGGCGAAGGAACTCCAGGCAGCCGAGTATTTCCCTCATCTGTTTCCGACAAGTCATTGCAATTTCCTGCACCTTCCTCACCTCCCGGGAATTGCAGAGCACTAAGGAGAGGTCGGAAGTGATGCTGACGGCCCCCCCGGCCGTGGCCAGACCCAGACCCACGGCCGACGCCAGGAGAGAGGCTCCCAGCGTTGCcgggctcagggacagccccaggatGGCTGTGACTGCTCCTGCGGCGGTCAGGGTGCTCCCGCTGACATTGGCAATCAGGGACCTTGTGCGGAGCTTGTTGAGTTTCCGAGCTGCCTTGTGAAGGTGAGCGATTTGGCCGCGCAGCCTCCGTCTCTGATCCAGCAGGGCTACGTGGAAATGGCGTGTGGGGTCTGGTGTTAGCGGAAAAGCAGCACTGGTCCTCTCCATGGTTTctgttcagaaaaagaaaagtccGGGTTGGGATTTatgtcaaaaaaacccccatgcGACACGCTCATGGGGACATCCGTGCTAATCCTGGACCACCGTTTCAGGGATGGCATCCAGGCAAATTTTTGTTGCTTCACCCAGCTACAAGAAAGGTTTTCCACCTGCGCACGCCTGCACTCGCAGGTACACACACATACCCCTTTGAATGTATACATTTAATTATGTATTTCAGTGTAACTTTTAGACAGAGGAAggttaaaatgtttttcttaatcCCTGCAAAGACTAAAATATCCTAAGGACTGTGGTCAGAGGTGCTGTTGCCATTATCTCTGTGAGGACACAAAATGTCTCTTCAAACCCTGAGGACAGAAATTCCCCTGAGATAAGGTGACTCAGTGCCCAGAAGAGTAAGGCTGCCAGAACTAATCTGTTGTCCTCCTGATGGGTTTCAGAGGATTTGCAATATAGAAGAAATGTCAGACTCCAAGGAGTCTTTTCCTTGGAGAAAAAGACCTTTCTTTTTTCACAAGAAAGGTCAGACTCCAAGGAGGTGAATGCCACCATCCCAGTCTTTTGTTTAGGGGTGATTTCCTATTAAAGGAGGACAGAGGGAAGCTGCAGAGTCTATGTCTGGATTTTCCATATAGGAGGTGAGGAGCTTATTAATGCCTTGGATGGGCATTGTGAACatccttcctttctttaatCTTCAGCAACTCAAGGCCCTgcaacattttttaatttctattgtAACCCCATGTCAGAGTATGAACAAAGATGGGACCTGTTGTTCTGTGGTTCTTAGTCCAACCTGTGGTCATAAACACCCAGTTATAGTGGCAGGGAGACCTACAAACCTTGTTTAAAAGTCATGAAGAGCATATCTGAAAAGCAGGCCCAATTTTAGTGTGCACTCCCTTGTGGATGGGGAAACAGGAGAAATACAGAGGCCTGTGAAtagaaaaacttaaaaacttCTGGCTCTGGAAAACCTCCCCTGGCAACATAGCAGGAGAGCCTTTGCTTCTAGAAGAtcaattttcagtgtttctgtgcTAGATGATCTCTGTTTGCTGTCTCTGTTCCTTACCACAAGGGCAGAAAGAAATGTTCTGATAAACATTTTCAGGTTGCTCTAGGGCTACAAAATGCTTTACAAAGGAAGCCAGCAACCTTAACCCCGCTTACAGGGAACCTGAGGCAGCAGAGTCAACAGGAGTGATGTAGCTGATTGCCTGGTGGAAGCAGAGTTTCTGTGCTTCACAAAACTGCACTGTGCACACAACTGTGCTGCCTCTGTCCCTAGCAAGGTCCAGCCACAGAGCTGAGAAGCTGTTTGGAGCCCATAATGCCCACACAGCCAAAAGGGGTCTATAGCAGAAAGACCCTGTCACTAAGCCAATTTATTGCTGCAGACACCTTTTCACTTCTAAATCTTCTGTACTGTGGGAACTGAAGGTGCCTCATAAAGTTACACTATGTAGTTAAGATACCCGGGGTGTCATTCTGCACAATCCTCAggtttcagaaagagaaaactttGTACCATAAGTAGTCTTTCCATCTGGAAGTGTATTCAGAAATCTCTCTGCTGTCTTTCCCCCTTCTGCTAGCTTGCCCTAATCCATCTCACACAGATCCTTTAAGACACACCCTCCCAGGCCCTTCAGAAAATGCCCCCAGTCTCTCTTGGTGTCATTAGGTCATTCGAATCACTTAGTGCACTGTGCTTCTCTCAACCGGAGGCTGTGTCCTATTATTTTTACACTATAATTAGAAATAAAGCTGGAAGCATAAGGACTAACACTAATCTAAATGGATACCAGCATTGAAATGAACAATGAGCATATCATCAATAACTTAAAAACAGGTCAATATGATGAGCATTAACTATGTCAATTCCTGTAGCCTTTTAACAATTTGTTCTGAAGATTTAGTTGCTGAGAACTGTCTCAGGTAATACCAGCGACTGTTGCACTGAATtattaggaaaataattcaATATATAGCATAGGCTATGTAGGGATGCAAATCTTTTGATATTGACTGATGCcagcacaaaggaaaagaaatccaacTCCCgctttcagagaaaaatctcCCCAACAATAAGAGTATACATTAGTCCAAAATCTGCAAACACTTCCTTATAGAGTACTCAGAGACACTACAAAAATGACTGGTTCAAACTTACCTTCAGTTTCCAGCCACCCTCCCAGCAGACAAATTTTGATCTGTTTCTGGAGGAGACCAATTTATAGCTCCTGCGGACCAATTGCTGCGATGGAAACACTTTGCCTCATACTGGGAGTTTGCCATTTCCTGCTCTCTCTTGTGCAGAAGGATGTGACACACTGGAAAGTGACCTGTGGGACAGTGAGCACACATCATGTTCAGGAAACAATCCCTGCGAATGAACATTGTGTGTTCGCTTTTCCTGAAGTgtagggtgaaaaaaaaaggtttaaaaatcGCAGCCTATTCCTGGCTCTGAGGTAGTGCAGACATTCCCTGCAGGGAACAgttgcctttcctttccctgaaaTAGAAACTGACTTTATTCTGTGCTGGAGCCACCAATTGCTTGATGACTTAAGATTCCCTCCACTACACATCTAAAGCCAGGGGAGCTATTGGCCAGCCAACTACACCATTCAAGGCCAGTGCACTTTTTTAAAACCCCAGCTCTTTGGGAAAATCCATAAAAGGGAAGCAGCCCCACAGCAAGATGATTGCTTCGAATTCCCATCCCTTCTCCTTCCTAGTACATAAAAGCATATTGCAAAAGGAGTGATCACCCTGTGGTTTTACTGTTTCTTAACCGTAGGCACCACAGTGGTTGAGAAGCAGCCCTCTTGTTTTCCTGAAGTACCTGCCCAGCAATcaataagaaataataatttggaTCAGAAAGAAAGGGTCATTTGAATTCCCTGTTTTGCTGCCTGCTATTGCCTGGCAGTTGTGCCATAGAGATGTGGCCAGAGGAAAGAAGTGATGAAGGTGTTGGGGAGGAACAGCCTAAGTGCCACTCCTGGTGCTGCCTTCCATGCTGAACCAGGGCCGGTTTTAATCAAAGAAAGAATCTTTTGatgacatcaggaaaaataacttttttgaTGGCACTCAGTGATAGTCCAAAGTGACATGTGTCTTTATGGGCCACAGGGCCTGTGGTCCTGGGGACATTTATTTTGATCAGCTGTGCTTGAAGATGGGgcatctattttcttttttttttggtggattcTTACTCTTCAGGACTATTTGCTGACAGGGAAGCTCTGATTTTGCCCTTAACCTATTTAATCTGAAAGCTATCTAGCTATCACTGAGTGGTGAGGCTTTTGTGTTAAATTTGTAGGATGCCTAGCCACACAATTGCTGGAGCTGACCTTAAAAAGGGCTGAGACagaagcagcaggcagggagaggagaaggctaGGATTATTAATTTCAATAGCAACTTAGTTTTCAATTATGTTTGAATAGGTGTGAAATAGTATGTCAAATGTTTTTTCAGGGGTGGACCTACAGGAGATGAaatatgaatgaaaaaatgaataGCTTGGGAGAGTTATTTCAACCTCttgcaggcaggaaaagagaaaacaccaTTTTGAAGGTGCCTAAATATGCAGCCCTGGTCTGTTACAATTTTTTACATACTGCACATTAACAGGAAGGTGAGCTTTGACACTGAAGGAAACTGCACTTTAGCCTTTCCCTTTGTTTTAGCAAGTGTATGATTGAATTGGAGCCCATCTGCCTTGGCAAGGGTTTGTTGATAGAGAGTTCTTTTCTCACGTTCCCAAATAGAATAgggcacttttttttccatgtagcTGCATCTCTGTTACAATTTGTGCCTGCAGATATGTCCTCGTTAGGACAGTGAATTTTGGTAAAAGtgaaataacaaagaaaaggaaaaaaaaaaagagtctaGAATGAGCCTCAAATGACAACATAGTTTTGGATGctccccttcctttcccagtTCTTTTCTTTCAATATACTCAGCTACAAAATATTATCAGAAACTCCTGCAATGTTCAGTTTGTGGGCAAGGACAAGATTAGGGGGCAGAAGAGacaattcatttttcttagACTATTCCCTCACAGACTTTCATGCCCACTGAAAGATCTGCACTTTACTCAAGATGAGATGTTGGTCTCAGCTGAGGCTGGTTTTTCAGAGGAATCATCCCTGGACTCCTTCACCATTTAAAGATAATGTTTCCCCATAATCCACCCCTACAATAAGGTTCATACCCAGAAAGTATGGACTTCACGTGAGGAGATCTTAGAAAAGTGATGTGTGttacaaaaagaaacattatttcctAGGGCTGGCCCTACCGCAGCATTTTGTTATCTGTTCCTGTCACTGCTGACACTCTCACAAACATCCCTCTGGGGAGAATGCTGGTCTTCTCTCCCACTGATAGTTAGAAAGACCAGCTCCAGCAAAGGTGAGCAGGTGGGAATGGGAGCTGGATGGGAGAAAAGTGGCTTCTCTCAGCACCTGCCAAGGGCTGAAAGGCTTCTAGTGCCATTAGTGCACTTGCCCAGATGTAAGCACATCTGCTGGGTCACCAAGTAGGTTCCAGGAGCCTGCTTGGAGTGAATCTTAGCTTATGAGGGATCTCCAGATGTGTGGAGTAGATCTGACCTTCCCTGGGCAGTTGTGCAAGCTGCTGGAGGCCTGCCCATGCTGCCTGCTCTACACTTTCACCCAacccctctgctgctgctgcctccttgtTGGTGACCTGCAAAGTGCTTGGGCTTGGTGGCGGAAGGGGCACAGCAGGTGTTTCACAAAGACCCTGGCCAAAAATGGTACCTCTGCTCCACCCTTTCCCATCTACCACATCCTCTTGAAATGCCTGAGGGCACTTTTTGGGAGCAGGTGAccagaaaagggaaggaaggatgttTTGTTGCCTCAGCTCTCTTCCTTTCAGAGGATTTTGGCAGAAAGAACTGTTCTTTATATTCCTGGTCTCTCCAGCAGAAGGGATATATGGCAGAAGTGTTTGATCTGAAGCTGTTTGCAGCTACTGTGAATGCAAATGTATAACACTTAAAGCTGGAATTTCAAATATACACTTCCTTAACTAACATCGTTTTGATCAAATACCTGAGAAAAATGGAGtaattttacatttatataCCATTTTTTTTAACGGGACATTTCTGCCATGCTTGGTACTTTCAATCTTAACTACTGGACCATGGAGCTAAAagctgtcttttttcttttattttcttttataattgTATCAAAGACAAATCTTAACTTTTCAAAGCAAGATAATAATTCAGAATCAGTGAAAACTAGAATAGGCCAACactaaaacaaagaaatcaaattGGTACAAAAGGGCTGCATCAGCTTTTAGTAACCTTACCAGTAgatccaaattaattttttgaaagCATCCCAGAATGAgacaggctgctctgggctctggttACTGGTGTATGTGGTGCTTCAGCTGGATTTGAAGAAAGctgcaaagagcagagcagggtgggaggaACAGGAAAGACTATGGGATGAGAACACCTCCTGTAAGTtccatttaaacagaaaattaatcaaGCACACTGACTTTGCCTGCTTTGTGAGCAAGCATTCACGTAACAAAAATACCATCTGAAATTGCCTCATCAAAACACTGTTGGCAGTTCTTGCAGAGATCAAGCATTTATTTGGACGCAGAGAATGAATTTCTAGAATGTATTTAAATGGACCAGCTTACACTGCCTTTTgccaattttaatttcagtgcaGGCTGTGTGGTGTGAGactgtccctgacacagggaggagcagctccccactCAGCCCATGAGCCTCTAGCCCTGGCTATGGCACAGCTGAATGTATTTCAGTGCAGCCACATGCAGGTTCTGCTGAGACCTGTGCTGTTGGGGGCCTTTTCTCTGCTCACCTTCTTAGCAGTGGCAGCAGAGCACCACACCAGAGCAAGTCAGGCTGCCCATCTCCTCCAGGACTATAGGAAATAGAGAATTGTTAGCATATTTccagaattgaaaaaaaaaaaaaaacacaaaaaaaacaaccctattGGGTCAGTAAAAAGTAGAAATTAGGTAACCTGATTTCTTGTGTCTCTTTTCCAATGGATTTCTTGATGGCTGAGTTCACAGGCAACATTTCTCGTGAAAGAAAGGAGTCTGGATTCTTCTTACCTACAAAATCTACTCAATCTTGT is part of the Cinclus cinclus chromosome 4, bCinCin1.1, whole genome shotgun sequence genome and encodes:
- the APOLD1 gene encoding apolipoprotein L domain-containing protein 1, which gives rise to MERTSAAFPLTPDPTRHFHVALLDQRRRLRGQIAHLHKAARKLNKLRTRSLIANVSGSTLTAAGAVTAILGLSLSPATLGASLLASAVGLGLATAGGAVSITSDLSLVLCNSREVRKVQEIAMTCRKQMREILGCLEFLRRGQGPGDPALLQSEKRASISLYNSVCFMVFCGSHSFLVPEYTKEVTKVSQAVLKAKIQKLADNLETCTRAMDEVCDLLESRTELSPCTRRLCLGAKTTAESLRPSS